Proteins encoded by one window of Cylindrospermum stagnale PCC 7417:
- a CDS encoding ATP-binding protein has protein sequence MASIHNSPEEKFTEAVDDWDLDRLYKDLKSSKQQVAPHKTKGLTAIEKLHLRGLLCGNSPVEMAKKLHKQPRGLEADLSQTLYRYVEKLTDRPTKTVKNWRDICEWLEEAGYKTSTSHSGTNPQPQKSSPEREIASDSDFVGREEDIAQLNNLVNEGAKVILIKAEGGIGKTTLAQKWFEIQGLKYLELRVGTTSQNLNSVEDWVRFQLKNHFDENPEHNFMMMLEQFKTKLQEKKPGILIDNLEPVLKNGQFIETHKNYVDLLILLADKNLQSITLITTREQIDESKILPLTRFKIYDLQELSLKTWQEYFKNKEINIDNDSLNAIWRNYGGNAAAMDLLTADILKESQGDLKAYWQDNSEDLLRHRSLEQLVQSQFDKLRNDNLQAYKLLYRLGCYRYNYISTIPEEGLLCLLWDEPSERGKRRVVRELRESALVKFRDNQYYLYQVICQEAIDRIKLHGEWEKSHGEAGIFWGTFLSGISENYQFLIPKVIYTQGNNSQEQMYLNIDNAEKAANSNLNKLENVALEIVYHAGEFYHSNSFEELILHPKLSNNPFAESVIQMIFEYVECYEILGISLNQYGLITHILAVCDERECYFTESLKEFEYCQKSFEISKLFFQTALLIAKRVKHYNLVSKVSHSLAESHYYRGISLHHLGLYLHHSKIIKEQQSKVAFQESRSELEKSLQIYNEIQDNQEAKKVQQAIQSLLITIEYCS, from the coding sequence ATGGCATCTATCCACAATTCTCCTGAAGAAAAATTTACAGAAGCTGTTGACGATTGGGATTTAGACAGGTTGTACAAAGACCTCAAATCATCTAAGCAACAGGTAGCACCTCATAAAACAAAGGGACTAACAGCCATTGAAAAGCTGCATTTGAGAGGCTTGCTTTGCGGTAATAGTCCAGTTGAAATGGCTAAAAAGCTTCACAAGCAGCCTAGAGGTCTTGAGGCTGATCTTTCTCAAACCCTTTACCGATATGTTGAAAAACTTACAGATAGACCTACTAAAACGGTAAAGAATTGGAGAGATATCTGTGAGTGGCTGGAAGAAGCTGGATATAAGACTAGTACATCGCACTCAGGCACAAACCCACAACCCCAAAAGTCAAGCCCTGAGAGGGAAATAGCAAGCGATTCTGATTTTGTGGGGCGTGAAGAAGATATTGCACAACTCAATAACCTAGTTAACGAAGGTGCAAAGGTTATCCTGATTAAAGCTGAGGGTGGTATTGGTAAAACCACCCTGGCTCAAAAATGGTTTGAAATTCAAGGTTTAAAATATCTTGAATTGCGTGTAGGAACGACATCTCAAAACCTCAATTCTGTAGAAGATTGGGTAAGATTCCAGCTAAAGAACCATTTTGATGAAAATCCAGAGCATAATTTTATGATGATGCTGGAGCAATTTAAAACTAAGCTACAGGAGAAAAAACCCGGAATTTTAATTGATAACCTAGAACCAGTGCTTAAAAACGGTCAGTTCATAGAAACCCATAAAAATTATGTAGACTTATTAATACTGTTAGCTGATAAAAATCTACAGAGTATTACACTGATAACTACCCGTGAGCAAATTGATGAATCTAAAATATTGCCTTTAACAAGGTTTAAAATTTATGATTTGCAAGAATTAAGTTTAAAAACATGGCAAGAATATTTTAAAAATAAAGAAATAAATATAGATAATGATTCTCTAAATGCAATATGGCGAAATTATGGGGGTAATGCTGCGGCTATGGATCTGCTCACTGCTGATATTTTAAAAGAATCTCAAGGAGATTTAAAAGCATACTGGCAAGATAACAGTGAGGACTTATTAAGACATCGTTCTTTAGAACAACTTGTACAATCTCAGTTTGATAAACTCAGAAATGATAATTTACAGGCTTATAAACTTTTATACAGATTAGGATGTTATCGCTATAATTATATTTCTACAATACCAGAAGAAGGACTTTTGTGCTTACTCTGGGATGAGCCAAGTGAACGAGGTAAGCGCCGAGTTGTCAGGGAACTCAGAGAGAGTGCATTGGTGAAATTTCGCGATAACCAATACTATTTGTATCAAGTGATTTGTCAGGAAGCAATAGACAGGATTAAATTACATGGCGAATGGGAGAAATCTCATGGTGAAGCAGGAATATTTTGGGGAACTTTTTTATCCGGCATATCTGAAAATTACCAATTTCTAATACCAAAAGTTATTTATACTCAAGGTAATAACAGTCAAGAGCAAATGTATCTAAATATAGATAATGCAGAGAAAGCTGCTAATAGTAACCTTAATAAGCTAGAAAATGTTGCCTTGGAAATAGTTTATCATGCTGGAGAGTTTTATCATTCAAATTCTTTTGAAGAACTAATACTCCATCCAAAATTATCAAATAACCCTTTTGCAGAAAGTGTAATTCAAATGATATTTGAATATGTTGAATGTTATGAAATTTTAGGTATATCACTTAACCAATATGGATTAATTACGCACATCCTAGCAGTATGTGATGAACGAGAATGTTATTTTACAGAAAGTTTAAAGGAATTTGAATATTGTCAAAAAAGTTTTGAAATAAGCAAATTGTTTTTTCAAACTGCCTTACTAATCGCTAAGAGAGTTAAACACTATAACTTAGTAAGTAAAGTTAGTCATTCATTAGCAGAATCTCATTATTATCGAGGAATAAGCTTACATCACTTAGGATTATATTTACATCATTCAAAAATAATAAAAGAGCAACAAAGCAAAGTTGCTTTTCAGGAAAGCAGGTCTGAATTGGAAAAATCTTTACAAATTTATAATGAAATTCAAGACAATCAAGAAGCAAAGAAAGTTCAACAAGCAATTCAAAGTTTATTAATTACTATAGAATATTGCAGTTAA
- a CDS encoding XisI protein, whose amino-acid sequence MAKLEEYREYVQRVLTDYAQRRTSHNKDEELEMQTIFDPVHDHYQLIYVGWDKGKRVYGPVIHLDIKNGKIWIQWNGTEDDIAADLMALGVSKEDIVLGFHTPYMRQFTDFGVG is encoded by the coding sequence ATGGCAAAATTAGAGGAATATCGGGAATATGTTCAGCGTGTATTAACAGATTATGCTCAACGCAGAACATCCCACAATAAGGATGAGGAATTGGAGATGCAAACCATTTTTGATCCGGTGCATGACCATTATCAGCTAATTTATGTTGGCTGGGATAAGGGAAAGCGGGTTTATGGGCCTGTGATACATCTAGATATTAAGAATGGCAAGATTTGGATTCAGTGGAATGGCACGGAAGATGATATTGCTGCTGATTTAATGGCGTTGGGTGTGTCAAAAGAAGATATTGTGTTAGGATTCCACACGCCTTATATGCGTCAGTTTACAGATTTTGGCGTGGGGTAG
- a CDS encoding XisH family protein translates to MSAKDRFHDAVKTALKKDGWVITDDPLHIAVDRITNMFIDLAAEKMIVANRDNQKIAVEVKSFLSPSTISDFHTAIGQFINYRYALTDYEPERILYLAVPVTIYEEFFTTPFIKSVIQRSQINLLIFNPATEEIVQWQN, encoded by the coding sequence ATGTCAGCAAAAGATAGATTTCACGACGCAGTAAAAACAGCCCTCAAAAAAGATGGCTGGGTGATTACCGATGACCCGCTACACATTGCAGTAGACCGCATCACCAATATGTTTATTGATTTAGCTGCTGAGAAAATGATTGTGGCAAATCGAGATAATCAAAAGATTGCGGTTGAAGTCAAAAGTTTTTTAAGTCCCTCGACCATATCAGATTTTCACACAGCGATCGGGCAATTTATTAATTATCGCTATGCTTTAACAGATTATGAACCTGAGCGCATTTTATATTTAGCTGTACCAGTGACAATCTATGAAGAATTTTTCACTACACCATTTATTAAGTCAGTAATTCAACGCAGTCAAATCAATCTACTCATTTTTAATCCAGCAACAGAGGAGATTGTTCAATGGCAAAATTAG
- a CDS encoding TROVE domain-containing protein: MNYNFFTRNKNSTPQTQPIPGREAEMIQGRSGGFMFDAGIWQMLRRCLLIGTAKSTYYAGKQELTADFVAVVKQAVAENPGRVAEEILYASDGRAINNSAPILALVLLSMGEAPEAKKAFGEIFPQVIRTGSHFYEWLNYTKSLRGFGKVVREAGKTWLSREDVKGLAYQLLKYQQRQGFTHRDALRLFHVNPPTENHRQLFEWVVKGWSDLPADIPSDALAQIWWYEWLKRNPTQTHEAIAQGRLTHEMAAPVGKMDKQAWNLLFQEMPIGAMLRNLGSLTQLQVLRADETANLQRVEAVLNNLEHLRKGRIHPIDVLKALKTYQSGGALGRSQKTWNPVPRIVDILEKAVEMSFEVVQPTGKVFMHAVDISGSMGSLVADMGLTCCEIATTMALVTAKAEKNYAIRGFSTKFKDLDITAKDSFSSAVRKASNQNFGGTDASVAYDWMIQQKFKADVICFWTDSESWAGNKHPSQALKEYRKKVNPNVKAVYISLAPYQITLVDPKDPLSWDFGGFDPGMPRIIQMLANGEL; this comes from the coding sequence ATGAACTACAATTTCTTTACCCGAAACAAAAACAGCACACCACAAACTCAGCCTATCCCTGGACGGGAAGCAGAGATGATTCAGGGCCGTTCCGGCGGCTTTATGTTTGATGCTGGTATTTGGCAGATGCTGCGCCGTTGTTTGTTAATAGGCACAGCAAAAAGCACATACTATGCAGGTAAACAGGAATTAACCGCAGATTTTGTGGCAGTTGTCAAACAAGCCGTGGCGGAAAATCCCGGTCGTGTGGCAGAAGAAATTCTCTATGCTAGCGATGGACGCGCCATTAACAACAGCGCACCTATCCTTGCTTTGGTGCTGCTGTCAATGGGTGAAGCACCAGAAGCTAAAAAGGCATTTGGTGAAATCTTCCCCCAAGTTATCCGCACAGGTAGCCACTTCTACGAATGGCTGAACTACACCAAATCTCTGCGGGGTTTTGGTAAAGTCGTGCGGGAAGCTGGTAAAACTTGGCTTTCGCGGGAAGATGTCAAAGGTTTAGCTTATCAACTCTTGAAATATCAACAACGTCAAGGCTTCACTCACCGAGATGCTTTGCGGTTGTTCCACGTCAACCCACCAACAGAAAATCACCGTCAATTATTTGAGTGGGTAGTCAAAGGCTGGTCAGATTTGCCAGCAGACATCCCCTCAGATGCATTAGCGCAGATTTGGTGGTATGAGTGGCTCAAGCGCAACCCTACCCAAACCCATGAAGCCATTGCTCAAGGACGCCTAACCCATGAAATGGCTGCACCTGTGGGCAAAATGGACAAGCAAGCTTGGAATTTGCTATTCCAAGAAATGCCAATCGGTGCAATGCTGCGTAACTTGGGTTCTCTAACTCAGTTGCAGGTGTTGCGAGCTGATGAAACTGCTAATTTGCAGCGAGTAGAAGCAGTTCTCAACAATTTGGAACATCTGCGTAAAGGACGCATCCATCCAATTGATGTTTTGAAAGCACTCAAAACTTATCAATCTGGAGGAGCATTAGGACGCAGCCAGAAGACTTGGAACCCAGTTCCCCGCATTGTGGACATTTTGGAAAAAGCGGTGGAAATGTCTTTTGAAGTAGTGCAACCCACAGGTAAAGTGTTCATGCACGCTGTAGACATTTCTGGTTCTATGGGTAGTTTGGTTGCGGATATGGGACTGACTTGTTGTGAAATTGCCACCACAATGGCACTGGTGACAGCAAAGGCAGAGAAAAACTACGCAATTCGCGGCTTTTCTACTAAGTTTAAGGACTTGGATATTACTGCGAAAGATAGTTTTAGTTCTGCGGTTCGCAAAGCTAGCAACCAAAACTTCGGGGGAACCGATGCTTCTGTAGCTTATGACTGGATGATTCAGCAAAAGTTTAAAGCAGATGTAATCTGCTTTTGGACTGACTCGGAAAGCTGGGCCGGGAATAAGCATCCTAGTCAAGCGCTGAAGGAGTACCGCAAAAAGGTAAATCCCAATGTTAAGGCGGTGTATATCAGTCTTGCACCTTACCAGATTACCTTGGTAGATCCTAAAGATCCGCTGTCTTGGGATTTCGGAGGATTTGATCCTGGTATGCCGCGCATCATCCAGATGCTAGCAAATGGTGAATTATAA
- a CDS encoding quinone-dependent dihydroorotate dehydrogenase encodes MDIYQVAIRPLLFNLAKTDPEWLHQQTIRSFSWLSQTRNHPLSSWLNNRLQRSLCLHDTSLEQTLFGLTFPNPVGLAAGFDKDGVAARVWSSLGFGFAELGTVTYLAQPGNPPPRLFRLPLDKAALNRMGFNNSGAAAMAARLTQQQQDFTQSIPIGINLGKSKITPLDAAAQDYLNSFRLLQDLGDYFVVNVSSPNTPGLRSLQDAAMLGAILDLLQQANNSQKPIFVKIAPDLEWVAIADIITLAKTYKLAGIIATNTTIRRDQLKTQVIEQTGKSPEDEAGGISGAPLRDRSTEVIRFIWQQTQGQMPIIGVGGIFNPEDAWEKITAGASLIQVYTGWIYEGPLMVSRILAGLLAKLEENGLTSISEAVGLHGNG; translated from the coding sequence TTGGATATTTATCAAGTTGCAATTCGTCCACTTTTGTTCAATCTGGCAAAAACAGATCCAGAGTGGTTACACCAGCAGACGATTCGCAGTTTTAGCTGGTTATCGCAAACTAGAAATCACCCCCTTAGTAGCTGGTTAAACAACCGCCTACAGCGGTCTTTATGCCTACATGATACAAGTCTAGAACAAACTCTGTTTGGGCTAACTTTCCCCAATCCCGTAGGCTTGGCAGCTGGTTTTGATAAAGATGGAGTTGCGGCACGCGTATGGTCAAGCCTAGGATTTGGCTTTGCAGAACTGGGTACCGTCACATACCTTGCACAGCCAGGAAACCCCCCTCCGCGTTTGTTTCGCTTGCCATTGGACAAAGCCGCCCTCAACCGGATGGGGTTTAATAATAGCGGTGCAGCCGCAATGGCAGCAAGGTTGACACAGCAACAACAAGATTTCACCCAGTCAATACCTATAGGTATAAATTTGGGTAAATCTAAGATAACACCGCTAGATGCAGCCGCACAGGATTATCTCAATAGTTTTCGCTTGCTCCAGGATTTGGGCGACTATTTTGTTGTCAATGTCTCTTCGCCGAATACGCCGGGATTGCGATCGCTCCAAGATGCTGCCATGCTCGGTGCCATCTTAGATTTATTGCAACAGGCAAACAATTCACAAAAGCCAATATTTGTCAAGATAGCGCCAGATTTGGAATGGGTGGCGATCGCCGATATTATTACTCTCGCTAAAACCTACAAACTAGCGGGGATCATCGCCACAAACACCACCATCCGCCGTGATCAACTCAAAACCCAGGTAATTGAGCAAACTGGTAAATCACCTGAAGATGAAGCTGGGGGAATTAGCGGTGCGCCATTACGCGATCGCTCCACCGAAGTAATCCGGTTTATTTGGCAGCAAACTCAAGGACAAATGCCGATTATTGGCGTAGGTGGCATTTTTAATCCTGAAGATGCCTGGGAAAAAATTACTGCTGGTGCCAGCCTCATCCAAGTTTATACAGGCTGGATTTACGAAGGGCCACTAATGGTAAGCCGAATTCTCGCAGGTTTGCTTGCCAAGCTAGAAGAAAACGGCTTAACCTCCATCAGCGAAGCCGTAGGTTTGCATGGTAATGGGTAA
- a CDS encoding GAF domain-containing protein, whose product MLTNDQMGQPHKPIAAEQPLLSLGRVLQSLKEEDNVEVLIEITIAYLIEQCNYQLIWIALYDRLNHELLGKGGSTPDGDTSFLQQSMALNPGDLLEQVVIEQCPLGVADLRRETRAGLWLEVAIKFQIQGTVILPIRYRDYCLGVVLLGSQRWGYLLSAEIKARLQMVLGELGTVLYHNEMDSQQKQAKRSDEPLLRLLENLRPLSNLDQRLKAVIEVTHQFIGPSRTSVYWFEPQGHYFWCRMSNQLVNMGRNSSSQKTAAGMTVQDLNDFYYALAVNQIVCIGEARSSLKSHFTGKLLKRLQVRSLLAAPILWQKDLLGFLAVEGHEPRIWTDTDKNFVQGAAGLISLIAPTDNMESTIKKIQQDTQLTNQVAQAIYNEHDLHETLHICAKRVLERLTATRFVVLQLDPDHNNYQVLYQSSHPNRRPWTFALNDLSEIDRRLLQRATQAIEIENFDEDLRFSLWHPPLLESGVRSLLVCNCVQGHTPEAVLIITHEHHRAWTTLEKEFLWVVSQQIGVIVRQWQLRTSSKQQQKISQIFAQCLGILAQAQSSITKAEEQNLERAALEKIASILDCPLAVLLSWSPGESWAEIILGVRANSWFGVVADVPVSIQSEALIEWALGHEGYLSLKADDLPPETRKWLNVPDNSQVLVMALRPPADYEPTGIVLLADYRERSWSEPSLSATVTLVTQLAWWRRQLKINQHLESTTEELRQLNWYKNRRLEEIQRMATLLVGQIQDLGIPANELTQTRYRLLLRQLDQTTASMNGMIKLEQWQLHISWETMPIATLLKRSLERVENVLKQQKLWVGVHGLGQPIEEREQPKINSFLRGAISPGNQFAMVIAGDIVKIELVLHELLVAACHRSQDGSRIDIWCRRLDERLLELSITDNGAIESQLLSNLYNNTPKDLLAPSNLDQPPGLHLLICQQMMQQLGGELHLYQLPDERVVSRLLLPLAPQNF is encoded by the coding sequence ATGTTAACCAATGATCAGATGGGGCAGCCACATAAACCTATAGCCGCCGAACAACCACTCCTCTCTTTGGGGCGTGTTCTCCAGAGCCTCAAAGAAGAGGATAATGTTGAAGTTCTGATTGAAATCACTATTGCTTATTTAATAGAGCAGTGTAACTACCAACTGATTTGGATTGCTCTTTACGATCGCCTAAATCACGAATTGCTTGGCAAAGGGGGCAGCACCCCAGATGGTGACACGAGTTTTTTACAACAATCTATGGCGCTCAATCCTGGGGATTTATTAGAGCAAGTGGTGATTGAGCAGTGTCCCTTGGGTGTAGCTGATTTGCGCCGAGAAACCCGCGCCGGCTTATGGCTTGAAGTCGCCATCAAATTCCAGATTCAGGGAACGGTGATTTTGCCAATTCGCTATCGAGACTACTGTCTCGGTGTGGTGTTGCTCGGTTCGCAGCGCTGGGGCTACCTTTTATCGGCGGAAATAAAAGCACGGTTGCAGATGGTTTTAGGTGAACTGGGGACAGTGCTTTATCACAATGAAATGGACTCGCAGCAAAAGCAAGCCAAGCGTTCTGATGAACCGTTATTGCGATTGCTGGAAAATTTACGCCCCCTGAGTAATCTCGATCAAAGACTAAAAGCAGTAATCGAGGTAACCCATCAATTTATCGGCCCTAGTCGGACAAGTGTTTACTGGTTTGAGCCGCAAGGGCACTACTTTTGGTGTCGAATGAGCAATCAGCTAGTCAACATGGGCCGCAATTCTAGCTCCCAGAAAACAGCCGCAGGGATGACAGTACAGGATTTGAACGACTTTTATTATGCTTTGGCAGTCAATCAAATTGTCTGTATTGGTGAGGCCCGCAGTTCCTTGAAAAGCCATTTTACGGGAAAACTGTTAAAACGGTTGCAGGTGCGATCGCTCCTAGCGGCTCCGATTCTCTGGCAAAAAGACCTGTTAGGTTTTCTCGCGGTGGAAGGACATGAACCTCGGATTTGGACGGATACAGACAAAAATTTCGTCCAAGGTGCGGCTGGGTTAATCTCCTTAATTGCTCCCACCGACAACATGGAAAGCACGATCAAAAAAATTCAACAAGATACCCAACTCACTAACCAAGTTGCTCAAGCTATTTATAATGAGCATGATCTGCACGAAACATTACACATTTGTGCTAAGAGAGTTTTAGAGCGACTAACTGCCACCCGCTTTGTAGTATTGCAGCTTGATCCTGACCACAATAATTATCAAGTTCTTTACCAGAGTTCACACCCTAATCGCCGACCTTGGACATTTGCCCTGAATGACCTCTCAGAAATAGATCGGCGGCTTTTGCAGAGAGCAACTCAAGCGATAGAGATTGAGAATTTCGACGAAGACTTGCGGTTTTCGCTCTGGCATCCTCCATTATTAGAAAGTGGTGTGCGATCGCTCTTGGTTTGCAACTGCGTTCAAGGTCATACACCAGAAGCCGTTTTAATCATCACTCACGAACACCATCGCGCTTGGACAACTCTGGAAAAAGAATTCCTGTGGGTTGTCAGTCAACAAATTGGTGTAATTGTCCGTCAGTGGCAACTACGCACTAGTAGCAAGCAGCAGCAAAAAATTTCCCAGATATTTGCACAATGCCTAGGCATCCTCGCACAAGCTCAAAGCAGCATCACCAAGGCAGAAGAACAAAATCTAGAACGCGCCGCACTTGAGAAAATAGCCTCTATTCTCGACTGTCCCCTGGCTGTGCTACTATCCTGGTCGCCTGGTGAAAGTTGGGCAGAAATTATCCTTGGTGTTAGAGCCAATAGTTGGTTTGGCGTTGTTGCAGATGTACCTGTATCAATCCAGAGTGAAGCGCTGATCGAATGGGCATTGGGCCATGAAGGTTATCTCAGTCTCAAGGCGGATGATTTACCACCGGAAACCAGGAAATGGTTGAATGTCCCTGATAACAGTCAAGTTTTGGTGATGGCGTTACGTCCTCCTGCTGATTATGAACCCACAGGTATAGTGTTATTGGCAGACTATCGAGAACGTAGCTGGTCAGAACCAAGCCTCAGCGCCACAGTAACTTTAGTAACTCAATTAGCCTGGTGGCGCCGTCAACTGAAAATTAACCAACATCTAGAATCCACAACTGAGGAATTACGTCAACTCAATTGGTACAAAAATCGCCGTTTAGAAGAAATTCAAAGAATGGCGACGCTGTTAGTTGGTCAAATTCAGGATTTGGGTATTCCTGCTAATGAACTGACTCAGACGCGCTATCGGCTACTGCTGCGGCAGTTAGACCAGACAACCGCCTCGATGAATGGCATGATCAAGTTAGAGCAATGGCAGTTGCATATCAGCTGGGAAACTATGCCAATTGCCACTTTGTTGAAGCGATCGCTCGAACGAGTGGAAAATGTACTCAAACAACAAAAGTTGTGGGTGGGTGTGCATGGTTTAGGACAACCGATTGAGGAGCGGGAACAGCCCAAAATCAATTCATTCCTTAGAGGCGCTATCAGTCCAGGTAATCAATTCGCAATGGTGATCGCCGGCGACATTGTGAAAATTGAATTAGTTCTTCATGAATTATTGGTCGCAGCCTGTCACCGTTCTCAAGATGGCAGCAGAATCGATATCTGGTGTCGCCGTTTAGATGAGCGGTTGCTAGAACTGTCAATCACAGACAATGGCGCCATTGAATCACAGCTACTGTCAAATCTATATAACAATACACCCAAGGATCTCCTCGCTCCCTCCAACCTCGACCAACCACCAGGTTTACATCTGTTGATCTGCCAACAGATGATGCAGCAGTTGGGAGGAGAATTGCATTTATATCAACTACCAGATGAGCGGGTAGTCAGTCGCTTACTGTTACCCTTAGCGCCGCAAAACTTTTAG
- a CDS encoding DUF2256 domain-containing protein, with product MGRNRAKSDLPEKICPVCQRPFTWRKKWEDCWDEVKYCSERCRRRRSEAKNEPNQS from the coding sequence ATGGGACGTAATCGTGCTAAATCTGATCTGCCTGAAAAAATTTGTCCGGTATGTCAACGTCCCTTCACTTGGCGAAAAAAATGGGAAGATTGCTGGGACGAAGTGAAATATTGCTCAGAACGTTGCCGCCGTCGCCGTTCTGAGGCTAAAAATGAACCGAATCAAAGTTAA
- a CDS encoding isoaspartyl peptidase/L-asparaginase, with product MQLQVQPKLIIHGGAGSSLQGKGGLEAVRRALHTVVEEVYSLLVTGATATDAVVRGCQMLEDDPRFNAGTGSVLQSDGQIRMSSSLMDGTLGRFSGVINISRVKNPIELALFLQNSPDRVLSDYGSAELARELQVPSYNGLTDLRLHEWIQERQDNFKRTMAGVVAEPELVESSNAGRGTIGVVALDTFGRLAAGTSTGGKGFERIGRVSDSAMPAGNYATGYAAVSCTGIGEDIIDECLAAKIVVRVTDGMSLKDAMGRSFTEAHKNQRDLGAIALDATGAISWGKTSEIILAAYHDGETIGDTLEWNNGELIGYC from the coding sequence ATGCAGTTACAAGTACAACCTAAATTAATTATTCATGGCGGGGCTGGTAGTTCTCTCCAAGGTAAGGGAGGCTTGGAAGCAGTGCGCCGTGCGCTCCATACAGTTGTAGAAGAAGTGTATTCTCTCCTAGTGACAGGCGCAACCGCAACAGATGCAGTTGTGCGGGGTTGTCAAATGTTGGAAGATGACCCCCGTTTTAATGCTGGTACTGGTTCAGTACTGCAATCTGATGGTCAAATCCGCATGAGTTCTTCTCTGATGGATGGTACATTAGGGCGTTTTAGTGGCGTAATTAATATTTCGCGGGTGAAAAATCCGATTGAGTTGGCGCTATTTTTACAAAACTCTCCAGACCGAGTACTGTCTGATTACGGTTCCGCTGAGTTGGCGCGGGAGTTGCAAGTTCCTAGCTACAACGGTTTAACTGATTTACGGTTGCATGAGTGGATACAAGAACGCCAGGATAATTTTAAACGCACGATGGCCGGGGTAGTCGCAGAACCTGAATTAGTGGAAAGTAGTAATGCTGGGCGAGGTACTATCGGCGTAGTGGCTTTAGATACCTTCGGCAGGCTGGCTGCTGGCACATCCACAGGTGGTAAGGGCTTTGAGCGCATTGGACGCGTCAGTGATTCTGCTATGCCTGCGGGTAATTATGCTACTGGTTATGCTGCTGTTAGCTGTACGGGGATTGGAGAAGATATTATTGATGAGTGTTTAGCCGCAAAGATTGTCGTGCGTGTCACTGATGGGATGTCTCTCAAGGATGCTATGGGGCGTTCTTTTACTGAAGCGCACAAGAATCAACGAGACTTGGGTGCGATCGCACTTGATGCCACTGGGGCGATATCATGGGGTAAAACCAGCGAAATCATCCTCGCGGCGTACCACGATGGCGAAACCATTGGCGATACTCTGGAATGGAATAATGGCGAGTTGATTGGTTATTGTTAA
- a CDS encoding DUF29 family protein yields the protein MEELLELRQLLEQGKIHEALLLVDELEEMSLSDKINKIDSYGVILLIHLIKQKAENRSTRSWEISIENAVREINKINKRRKSGGVYLNPAEIMEILQQGYQVSLKRAALEAYEGRYETEEIAAMVNEQEILDQALELIQK from the coding sequence ATGGAAGAACTGCTAGAACTTAGACAACTTCTCGAACAAGGCAAAATTCATGAAGCTTTACTCTTAGTAGATGAATTAGAAGAAATGAGCCTGAGCGACAAAATCAATAAAATTGATAGTTATGGCGTGATTTTACTCATTCATTTAATAAAACAGAAAGCCGAAAACCGTTCTACTCGCTCTTGGGAAATTTCTATAGAAAATGCAGTGCGGGAAATCAATAAAATTAATAAGCGCCGCAAATCTGGTGGTGTTTACTTGAATCCCGCAGAAATCATGGAAATTCTACAACAAGGATATCAAGTATCACTAAAAAGAGCGGCGCTAGAAGCTTATGAAGGACGATATGAAACCGAAGAAATAGCAGCAATGGTTAACGAACAAGAAATTTTAGATCAGGCGCTGGAATTGATTCAAAAATAA